One Rhinoderma darwinii isolate aRhiDar2 unplaced genomic scaffold, aRhiDar2.hap1 Scaffold_672, whole genome shotgun sequence genomic window, atacaaactacaccctgtatactacacctgACAGATACTAcctgacacatactacacccgacacatactacacccgacacatactgcacccgacacatactacagccgatacatactacacccgacacatactacacatgacacatactacacccgacacatactacacatgacacatactacacatgacacatactacacccgacatatactacaccctgtatactacacccgacacatgctacacccgatacaaactacaccctgtatactacacctgACAGATACTAcctgacacatactacacccgacacatactacacccgacacatactacacccgacacatactgcacccgacacatactacagccgatacatactacacccgacacatactacacatgaCACATActgcacccgacacatactacacatgaCACATactacccgacacatactacacatgacacatactacacccgacattTACTACACCCGACATATACTACAcatgacacatactacacccgacacatactacacccgacacatactacacatgagacatactacacccgacacatactacacatgacacatactacacccgacatatactacacccgacacatactacacccgatacaaactacacccgacacatactacgcatgacacatactacacccgacacatactacacccgacacatactacacatgacacatactacacccgacatatactacaccctgtatactacacccgacacatgctaCACCCGATACACACTACACTCTGTATACTACACCTGACTGATactacccgacacatactacacccgacacatactacacccgacacatactacacccgacacatactacacccgacacatactacgcaTGACACATactacccgacacatactacacccgacacatactacacatgacacatactacacccgatacatactacacccgacattTACTACACCCGACATATACTACACCCGAcatatactacacccgacacgtactacacccgacacatactacactctGTATACTACACCTGACACATACTACACCGACACATTctactctgtatattacaccctgtataccacacccgacacatactgcgCCCTGTATACTACATTTGACACATACTATACCCCGTATACTACACAATCTTATTCTGCACCCGACACATACTGCACTctgtatactacacccgacacctactattccctgtataatacaccctgtatactacacccgacacatactacacccgacacatactacaccctgtatactacacccgacacatactacacccgacacatactacacccgacacatactacacccgacacatactacacccgacacatactacacccgacacatactacactctgtatactgccccctgtatactacacccgacacatactagaccctgtatactacaccctGCATACTACATCTGACACATACTAgaccctgtatactacacccgacacatgctacacccgatacaaactacaccctgtatactacacctgACAGATACTAcctgacacatactacacccgacacatactacacccgacacatactacacccgacacatactgcacccgacacatactacagccgatacatactacacccgacacatactacacatgaCACATACTGCACCTGACACATACTACAcatgacacatactacacccgacacatactacacatgacacatactacacccgacacatactacacccgacacatactacacccgacacatactacacatgaCACATACTGCACCTGACACATACTACAcatgacacatactacacccgacacatactacacatgacacatactacacccgacacatactacacccgacacatactacacccgacacatactacacatgacacatactacacccgacatatactacaccctgtatactacacccgacacatgctaCACCCGATACACACTACACTCTGTATACTACACCTGACTGATACTACCcaacacatactacacccgacacatactacacccgacacatactacacccgacacatactacacccgacacatactacgcaTGACACATactacccgacacatactacacccgacacatactacacccgacacatactacacccgacatatACTACACCCGACATTTACTACACCCGACATATACTACACCCGAcatatactacacccgacacatactccacccgacacatactacacccgacacatactacactctgtatactacacccgacacatactccacccgacacatactacacccgacacatactacactctgtatactacacccgacacattctacacccgacacatactacacccgacacatactacactctgtatactgccccctgtatactacacccgacacatactagaccctgtatactacaccctGCATACTACATCTGACACATACTAgaccctgtatactacacctgACACATACTAAACTCGACATATActccacccgacacatactacacccgacacatactgctCTCTGTATACTACACCTGGCATATTAcatccgacacatactacaccctgtatactacacatgacacatactacacccgacatatactacaccctgtatactacacttgacacatactacacctgacaaatattacaccctgtatactacagccgacacatactacacacgacacatactacacccgacacatactacaccctgtatactacacccgacacatactacacctgaCACATACTCCACACTGTAATATATACACTGCACCcaaatattatatacactgtactcctgtatactacacctggACTATATATACCACACCCCAATATTGTATACACTGtaccctgtatactacaccctATATTACATTTGTGCacattttaccccccccccccttggtactgtgtgtatatacaggagtacagtgtatatagtccaggtgtagtatagaggaacacattgtatataatattggggtgcagtgtatatagcCCGGCTGTGGTATACAGAATACAGTGTATATACACAGTCGCCCTGTACTGGAAGTGGCGGTGTAATTGTCTTATATACAGTTGGGGTCCACCCGACAGATACTACATCCTGTATACtcaacccgacacatactacaccctgtatactacaccctgtatactacgccCAACACATACTACACCTGACACATACTACAACCGACACATTctactctgtatattacaccctgtatactacacccaacaaatactacacccgacacatactacactctGTATAATAtaccctgtatactacacccgacacatactagaccctgtatactacacccaacaaatactacacccgacacatactacactttCTAAACTACACTCTGCATACTAcatccgacacatactacacccgacacatacggcTCTCTGTATACTACACCTGGCATATTAcatccgacacatactacaccctgtatactacacatgacacatactacaccctgtatactacacatgacatatactacaccctgtatactacacttgacacatactacacccgacacatactacacctgacaaatattacaccctgtatactacagccgacacatactacacacgacacatactacacccgacacatactacaccctgtatactacacccgacacatactacacccgacacatactacacccgacacatactacacccgacacatactacacccgacacatactccacactgtaatatatacactgcacccaaatattatatacactgtactcctgtatactacacctggACTATATATACCACACCCCAATATTGTATACACTGTACCCTGTATACTAGACCCTATATTACATTTGTGCacattttacccccccccccttggtactgtgtgtatatacaggagtacagtgtatatagtccaggtgtagtatagaggaacatgTACTGGAAGTGGCGGTGTAATTGTCTTATATACAGTTGGGGTCCTGTGTCCCGCGTGGCTTTTCTGTAATAATTCCACATATAAAACTGCATCCAAACCACAAGAGAGGCTGGAATTCTGCGTGGTGACGTCCCATTAGTTAGGGCTGCACATATTGGGGAGAGTAGTAGCTGCAGGTAGTGGTAATAATGGAAGGCCGGGCGTAGAataacataatctgtaacagataTTGTGTCCTGTAGTCTGGTCTCCATATAATCAAGACTGCTCAGTGAGAGGACCCCTGCTCTATCCTGCTTATCTTCATCCTGCTTATCTTCATCCTGCTCTATCCTGCTTATCTTCATCCTGCTCTATCCTGCTTATCTTCATCCTGCTCTATACCGCTCACCGCTTATCTTCATCCTGCTCTATACCGCTTATCTTCATCCTGCTCTATACCGGTCACCGCTTATCTTTATCCTGCTCTATACCGCTCACCGCTTATCTTCATCCTGCTCTATACCGGTCACCGCTTATCTTCATCCTGCTCTATACCGGTCACCTCTTATATTCATCCTGCTCTATACCGCTCACCGCTTATCTTCATCCTGCTCTATACCGGTCACCGCTTATCTTCATCCTGCTCTATACCGGTCACCTCTTATATTCATCCTGCTCTATACCGGTCACCGCTTATCTTCATCCTGTCCCAATACCGGTCACCGCTTATCTTTATCCTGCTCTATACTGGTCACTGCTTAACTTTATCCTGCTCTATACCAGTCACCGCTTATCTTTATCCTGCTCTATACCAGTCACTGCTTCTCATCCTGCTCTATACCAGTGACCGCTTATCTTCATCCTGCATTATACCGGTCACCTCTTATCTTCATCCTGCTCTATACCGGTCACCGCTTATCTTCACACTGCTCTCTCCCGGTTGCCGCTGCTCTTCACGCTGATCGTTTCTTCTTCTTCCAGACCAGTGAATTGATGATATTTCTGCTCTTTGTCAGGTGTGACTTCTCTTCTCCGCCCGGACGTCAGATAGTGGAGCGACTCCTCGTCTTCAGCACTCGTCAGGTTACTGGTATTTTCTGGTCGCTCTTGTCCCGGCGCCGTCTCAGGGGGTTCAGTGTCTCCAGTTTCGGGAGCCCATCCCCCTCAGACATTAATGACTCCTCCCCCTGGGCAGGTAACCGCTCTGTGGTCACTATGAGTCAGAGCAGCGGTCCGAGCCCCCGGCTGGTGGACTCTCCTCTTCTATTGCAGAGCTCGGAGCTCCTCTGTAGTTTGGGAAACGCTCCGCCTGAACGGATGCCACTTCCAGACTCTCTTACCCCTTCACCAAAGAGTCTTCCACCTTCTCCCATCCCCCACACTGCCGGTCCTTTGTCTGACGGAGACTGGGAAAGTCGTGAGGAGCTGCGACAACGAGAACTAGAAGAAGCCCGGGCGCGAGCGGCTCAGATGGAGAAGACCATGCGCTGGTGGTCCGACTGCACAGCCAACTGGAGAGAGAAGTGGAGTAAAGTCCGAGCCGAGCGCAACAAGGCCAGAGAGGACGGGGGGCAGCTCCGCAACCGACTGGAGGTCCTGAGCAAAGAACTGAGCGCCCTGAAGAGGGAACGGCAGGAAGTCGGCACCGAGGTGGAGCAACTCCGCAGAGAGGTGGAGAGACACAAAGAGCAACTGACCGCCGAGGAGCCGGTGCGGGACGTGGACACCGACAAACCCCTCAGGATCAAGGTTAGCAGCCAGGGATATGTCAGGGGGTCTCACATCTCCTGTGGTTGCTACTAAAGCTGCAGCCGCTCTCTTTCTGTGCAGCGTTACTGCCGTGTGATTGCGGTTTTTTCCTGGTGATCGGCAGATGTTACTTTTACAGGAATGTCACTGTTCCCGGGCACAGAGGCCACCACGGATTTCTTATTTGCAGCTTGTGCAGCAACCACAGTAGATTTAACCATCTGCGCAGGAGATGAGGTAAATGGGACTCGTGCAGGCGTCTCCCCCTCCCGCGCCAAACTGCTTATTCTCACGGCCAACTTCTGATTTCAGGAGCTGGACGTCGAGAAGAACCTGCGACCAGAGGGCGGTGAACAGCACAACGGCAGCCCGTCCCGCAGCCCGAGACCCCGGCACTGGGAGGACCCCACTGACGAGGCACCGAAGATTACTGCCCTGAAACTGCGACTAGACGAGAGCCAGAAGACTCTTCTACAGGAGAGAGAGTGAGCTACAAGCTGTATATATCGGGtgtatatatggggtgtatatatgggctgtatatatgggatgtgtatatggggtgtatatatgggctgtatatatggggtgtatatatgggctgtatatatggggtgtatatatgggatgtatatatgggatgtgtatatggggtgtatatatgggatgtgtatatgggctgtatatatgggatgtgtataTGGGatgtgtatatggggtgtatatatgggctgtatatatgggctgtatatatgggatgtgtatatggggtgtatatatgggctgtatatatgggctgtatatatggggtgtatatatgggctgtatatatgggatgtgtatatggggtgtatatatgggatgtatatatgggctgtatatatggggtgtatatatgggctgtatatatgggatgtatatatggggtgtatatatgggatgtgtatatggggtgtatatatgggatgtgtatatgggctgtatatatgggatgtgtataTGGGatgtgtatatggggtgtataaatgggctgtatatatgggctgtatatatggggtgtataaatgggctgtatatatgggatgtatatatcgggtgtatatatggggtgtataaatgggctgtatatatggggtgtatatatgggatgtatatatggggtgtatatatgggatgtatatatgggatgtgtatatggggtgtatatatgggctgtatatatggggtgtataaatgggctgtatatatgggatgtatatatcgggtgtatatatggggtgtataaatgggctgtatatatgggatgtatatatggggtgtatatatgggatgtatatatggggtgtatatatgggatgtatatatgggctgtatatatgggatgtatatatggggtgtatatatgggctgtatatatggggtgtatatatgggatgtatatatgaggtgtataaatgggctgtatatatggggtgtatatatggggtgtatatatgggctgtatatatggggtgtatatatgggctgtatatatggggtgtatatatggggtgtatatatgggctgtatatatggggtgtataaatgggctgtatatatggggtgtatatatggggtgtataaaTGGGCTGTATAAATGGGCtgtatatatggggtgtatatatggggtgtataaatgggctgtatatatggggtgtgtatatggggtgtataaatgggctgtatatatgggctgtatacagtgaaggaaataagtatttgatcccttgctgattttgtacgtttgcccactgtcaaagacatgaacagtctagaatttttaggctaggttaattttaccagtgagatagattatatataaaaaaaaaaacagaaaatcacattgtcaaaattatatctatttatttgcattgtgcacagagaaataagtatttgatccctttggcaaacaagacttaatacttggtggcaaaacccttgttggcaagcacagcagtcagacgttttttgtagttgattatgagctttgcacacatgttagatggaattttggcccactcctctttgcagatcatctgtaaatcattaagatttcgaggctgtcgcttggcaactcggatcttcagctccctccataagttttcgatgggattaaggtctggagactggctaggccactccatgactttaatgtgcttctttttgagcgactcctttgttgccttggctgtatgtttcgggtcattgtcttgctggaaaacccagccacgagccatttttaatgtcctggtggagggaaggaggttgtcactcaggatttgacggtacatggctccatccattctcccattgatgcggtgaagtagtcctgtgcccttagcagagaaacacccccaaaacataatgtttccacctccatgcttgacagtggggacggtgttctttgggccataggcagcatttctcttcctccaaacacggcgagttgagttaatgccaaagagctaaattttagtctcatctgaccacagcaccttctcccaatcactctcagaatcatccagatgttcatttgcagacgtcagacgggcctgtacatgtgccttcttgagcagggggaccttgcgggcactgcaggattgtaatgtgttaccaatggttttcttggtgactgtggtcccagctgccttgagatcagtaacaagttccccccgtgtagttttcggctgagctctcaccttcctcaggatcaaggataccccacgaggtgagattttgcatggagccccagatcgatgtggattgacagtcattttgtatgtcttccatgttcttactattgcaccaacagttgtctccttctcacccagcgtcttacttatggttttgtagcccattccagccttgtgcaggtctatgatcttgtccctgacatccttagaaagctctttggtcttgcccatgttgtagaggttagagtcagactgatcattgagtctgtggacaggagtcttttatacaggtgaccatgtaagagctgtctataatgcaggcaccaaggtgatttggagcagtaactggtctggaggaggctgaactcttaatggttggtcgggggtcacatacttatttctctgtgcacaatgcaaataaatagagatcattttgacaatgttattttttttattttttttttatataatctatctctcactggtaaaattaacctagcctaaaaattctagactgttcatgactctgacagcgggcaaacttacaaaatcagcaagggatcaaatacttatttccttcactgtatatggggtgtatatatgggctgtatatatgggctgtatatatgggctgtatatatggagtgtatatatgggctgtatatacggGCTgtatatatgggctgtatatatgggctgtatatatggggtgtatatatatggggtgtatatatggggtgtatatatgggatgtatatatggggtgtatatatgggctgtatatatgaggtgtatatatgaggtgtatatatggggtgtatatatggggtgtatatatgaggtgtatatatgaggtgtatatatggggtgtatatatgggctgtatatatgggctgtatatatgggctgtatatatgggctgtatatatggggtgaatatatgggctgtatatatgggctgtatatatgggctgtatatatgggctgtatatatggggtgtatatatggggtgtatatatgggatgtatatatggggtgtatatattggggtgtatatatggggtgtatatatggggtgtatatatgggatgtatatatggggtgtatatatggggtgtatatatggggtgtatatatgggatgtatatatggggtgtatatatggggtgtatatatggggtgtatatatggggtgtatatatggggtgtatatatgggatgtatatatggatgtatatatgggatgtatatatggggtgtatatatggggtgtatgtatgggatgtatatatggggtgtatatggggtgtatatatggggtgtatatatggggtgtatatatggggtgtatatatggggtgtatatatgggatgtatatatggggtgtatatatgggatgtatatatggggtgtatatatgggctgtatatatggggtgtatatatggggtgtatacgGGGTCTGTCTGGGCTGTGTGCAAGGAGGTATATTCAGTGTAGgtgagatgtgtgtgtatatatataggctGTATAGGTCCTGGATGAGACTAACCCCACACATATGTATTCCCTCCCCGTATACCCTCCCTATGCCTATCGGTCAGCTCCTATTTTCCTACCAGACTGGTCCCTGCGTTTGCTCGGTCTTGTGTCCCCATTGACCTTGTGCCACTCAGGCACGCTGTTTCCCCAGAAGTTTTCCTGTTCACCATTTCAACCGCTTAATTGCGCCCCCTGCTCAGGACGGACATTGCCACGCGATGGAAAAAGGGTGGAGTTGAGCGGCTGAAATGGCGGGAACAGGAGAACTTGTCGGGAGACGGCGCCCCCGAGTGACACAAGGTCAATGACAAACAAGTTATTACACAGCGataaagaggtggggggggggcgatgaagaggtgggggg contains:
- the LOC142728079 gene encoding coiled-coil domain-containing protein 102A-like, translating into MSQSSGPSPRLVDSPLLLQSSELLCSLGNAPPERMPLPDSLTPSPKSLPPSPIPHTAGPLSDGDWESREELRQRELEEARARAAQMEKTMRWWSDCTANWREKWSKVRAERNKAREDGGQLRNRLEVLSKELSALKRERQEVGTEVEQLRREVERHKEQLTAEEPVRDVDTDKPLRIKELDVEKNLRPEGGEQHNGSPSRSPRPRHWEDPTDEAPKITALKLRLDESQKTLLQEREDKTLLRKTMEKMEAEISQWRMKCEELSKSRQEAVTQ